A DNA window from Pseudomonas resinovorans NBRC 106553 contains the following coding sequences:
- the flhF gene encoding flagellar biosynthesis protein FlhF: MQVKRFFAADMRQAMKLVRDELGADAAIIGNRRVAGGVELTAALDYPLPAPAPSKPNPALEAELRKTQARIAEAQAELTTRAMADAGKDRQLFAGESLTAIESELPESALSAAMSRPRPAPRPLEAVSTRPPVVEQAALDAMRFELSGLRELIEVQLGSIAWGQMQSRRPQQANLWRRLQRMGLSAELGRALLDKVAKVNEPRQAWRMLLAHLAHAIRTPKIEPLEEGGVIALVGPAGMGKTTTLAKLAARYVLKYGAQGVALVSMDSFRIGAQEQIKTLGRILGVPVTLVDPGQSLTQALAPLMRKRVVLIDTAGLPVNDPALTLQLEALASRSINAKNYLVMAATSQSQVLKAAYHSYKRCGLVGCVITKADEAASLGEVLGLAIGQHLPVAYLADGPRIPDDLQVPRSHQLVSRAVSLQAPEDPSEEAMADLFAGLYQNPARRAG; encoded by the coding sequence ATGCAGGTCAAACGCTTCTTCGCCGCCGATATGCGTCAAGCCATGAAGCTGGTGCGTGATGAACTGGGCGCGGATGCCGCCATCATCGGCAATCGTCGGGTCGCCGGCGGTGTCGAGCTGACCGCGGCGCTGGACTACCCGCTGCCGGCCCCGGCACCGAGCAAGCCCAACCCGGCCCTCGAAGCCGAGCTGCGCAAGACCCAGGCGCGCATCGCCGAAGCCCAGGCCGAGCTGACCACCCGTGCCATGGCCGATGCCGGCAAGGACCGTCAATTGTTCGCCGGGGAGTCGCTGACCGCCATCGAGTCCGAGCTGCCCGAGTCGGCGCTGTCCGCCGCCATGAGTCGCCCGCGTCCGGCGCCGCGTCCGCTGGAAGCGGTGAGCACGCGGCCGCCGGTGGTCGAGCAAGCCGCCCTGGACGCCATGCGTTTCGAGCTGAGCGGCCTGCGTGAACTGATCGAAGTGCAACTGGGGTCCATCGCCTGGGGCCAGATGCAAAGCCGTCGCCCGCAGCAGGCCAACCTCTGGCGCCGCTTGCAGCGCATGGGTCTGTCGGCCGAGCTGGGCCGCGCCCTGCTGGACAAGGTGGCCAAGGTCAACGAACCGCGCCAGGCCTGGCGCATGCTGCTGGCGCACCTGGCCCACGCCATCCGCACGCCGAAGATCGAGCCGCTGGAAGAGGGCGGTGTGATCGCCCTGGTCGGTCCGGCCGGCATGGGCAAGACCACCACGCTGGCCAAGCTGGCCGCCCGCTACGTGCTTAAGTACGGCGCCCAGGGCGTCGCCCTGGTGAGCATGGACAGTTTCCGCATCGGCGCCCAGGAACAGATCAAGACCCTCGGCCGCATCCTCGGCGTACCGGTGACCCTGGTGGACCCGGGCCAGTCCCTGACCCAGGCCCTGGCGCCGCTGATGCGCAAGCGCGTGGTGCTGATCGATACCGCCGGTCTGCCGGTCAACGATCCGGCCCTCACCCTGCAGCTGGAAGCGCTGGCAAGCCGGTCGATAAACGCGAAGAATTACCTGGTCATGGCCGCTACCAGCCAGAGCCAGGTGCTCAAGGCCGCCTATCACAGCTACAAACGCTGCGGCCTGGTGGGTTGCGTCATTACCAAGGCGGACGAAGCGGCCAGTCTGGGCGAGGTTTTGGGGCTGGCTATCGGCCAGCATCTCCCGGTAGCCTATCTCGCCGATGGACCGCGAATCCCGGATGATCTGCAGGTTCCGCGCAGCCACCAGCTGGTGAGCCGTGCGGTGAGCCTCCAGGCACCGGAGGATCCAAGTGAAGAAGCCATGGCTGACCTGTTCGCCGGGCTCTACCAGAATCCGGCGCGGCGCGCCGGTTGA
- the flhA gene encoding flagellar biosynthesis protein FlhA, with amino-acid sequence MDRTQLIGNVRNNLVGMGRGNLGVPLLVLVMLGMMTLPVPPFLLDVFFTFNIALSIVVLLVSVYALRPLDFAVFPTILLVATLLRLALNVASTRVVLLHGQDGHDAAGKVIQAFGDVVVGGNYVVGAVVFAILMIINFVVVTKGAGRISEVSARFTLDAMPGKQMAIDADLNAGLIDQAEAKKRRSEVSQEADFYGSMDGASKFVRGDAIAGLLILFINLIGGMAIGMLQHGLSFGDAGRIYSLLTIGDGLVAQVPSLLLSTAAAIMVTRVSSSEDMGQQVNRQMFASPKALAVSAAILIAMGLVPGMPHVPFVGLGLVAAGGAWLIWKKQTRVKEEAVQEEKRQQELLPAQRAQETKELGWDDVTPVDLVGLEVGYRLIPLVDRNQGGQLLARIKGVRKKLSQEMGFLMPSVHIRDNLDLLPNAYRLTLMGVSVAEAEVYPDRELAINPGQVFGTLNGVAAKDPAFGLEAVWIDASQRDQAQSLGYTVVDASTVVATHLNQVLHKHAHELLGHEEVQQLMQNLAKSSPRLAEELVPGMVSLSTLLKVLQALLQEQVPVRDIRTIAEAIANLAPKSQDPAALVAAVRVSLSRAIVQSIVGLEPELPVITLEPRLEQILLNSLQKAGQGSEDGVLLEPGMAEKLQRSLVEAAQRQEMLGKQAILLVAGPIRAMMSRFARLAVPTMHVLAYQEIPDNKQVTIVATVGQN; translated from the coding sequence GTGGATCGTACGCAACTGATCGGCAATGTCCGCAACAACCTGGTGGGCATGGGTCGTGGCAACCTCGGGGTGCCGCTGCTGGTACTGGTGATGCTGGGCATGATGACCCTGCCGGTGCCGCCGTTCCTGCTCGATGTGTTCTTCACCTTCAACATCGCCCTGTCGATCGTGGTGCTGCTGGTCAGCGTCTACGCCCTGCGTCCCCTGGATTTCGCCGTCTTCCCCACCATCCTGTTGGTGGCCACCCTGCTGCGCCTGGCGCTCAACGTGGCCTCCACCCGTGTGGTGCTGCTCCACGGTCAGGACGGCCACGACGCCGCGGGCAAGGTGATCCAGGCCTTCGGCGATGTGGTGGTGGGTGGCAACTACGTGGTCGGTGCGGTGGTCTTCGCGATCCTGATGATCATCAACTTCGTGGTGGTCACCAAGGGTGCCGGGCGTATCTCCGAAGTGAGCGCGCGGTTCACCCTGGATGCCATGCCCGGCAAGCAGATGGCCATCGACGCCGACCTCAACGCCGGTCTGATCGACCAGGCCGAGGCCAAGAAGCGCCGTAGCGAAGTGTCCCAGGAAGCCGACTTCTACGGCTCCATGGACGGTGCCAGCAAGTTCGTCCGTGGTGACGCCATCGCCGGCCTGCTGATCCTCTTCATCAACCTCATCGGCGGCATGGCCATCGGCATGCTGCAGCACGGCCTGAGCTTCGGCGACGCCGGCCGCATCTACTCCCTGCTGACCATCGGCGACGGCCTGGTGGCGCAGGTTCCCTCGCTGCTGCTGTCCACCGCCGCGGCGATCATGGTGACCCGCGTGTCCTCTTCCGAGGACATGGGTCAGCAGGTCAACCGGCAGATGTTCGCCTCGCCCAAGGCCCTGGCGGTGTCCGCCGCCATCCTCATCGCCATGGGCCTGGTGCCGGGCATGCCCCATGTGCCCTTCGTCGGCCTCGGCCTGGTGGCCGCAGGCGGCGCCTGGTTGATCTGGAAGAAGCAGACGCGCGTCAAGGAAGAGGCGGTGCAGGAGGAGAAGCGCCAGCAGGAGCTGCTGCCCGCCCAGCGCGCCCAGGAAACCAAGGAGCTGGGCTGGGACGACGTGACCCCGGTGGACCTGGTGGGCCTGGAAGTGGGCTATCGGCTGATTCCGCTGGTGGACCGCAACCAGGGCGGCCAGTTGCTGGCGCGGATCAAGGGCGTGCGCAAGAAGCTGTCCCAGGAGATGGGCTTCCTGATGCCCTCGGTGCATATCCGCGACAACCTCGACCTGCTGCCCAACGCCTACCGCCTGACCCTGATGGGCGTCAGCGTGGCCGAGGCGGAGGTCTACCCGGACCGCGAGCTGGCCATCAACCCCGGCCAGGTGTTCGGCACCCTCAACGGCGTGGCCGCCAAGGATCCGGCGTTCGGCCTGGAAGCGGTGTGGATCGACGCCAGCCAGCGCGACCAGGCCCAATCCCTCGGCTACACGGTGGTGGACGCCAGCACCGTGGTCGCCACCCATCTCAACCAGGTCCTGCACAAGCACGCCCACGAGCTGCTCGGCCACGAAGAAGTCCAGCAGTTGATGCAGAACCTCGCCAAGAGCTCGCCGCGCCTGGCCGAAGAGCTGGTGCCCGGCATGGTGTCGCTGTCGACCCTGCTCAAGGTCCTCCAGGCGCTGCTGCAGGAACAGGTGCCGGTGCGCGACATCCGCACCATCGCCGAAGCCATCGCCAACCTAGCGCCCAAGAGTCAAGATCCCGCCGCGCTGGTGGCGGCGGTGCGCGTCTCGCTATCCCGCGCAATCGTGCAAAGCATTGTGGGACTAGAGCCGGAGCTGCCCGTGATCACTCTGGAGCCCAGGTTGGAACAGATATTGCTCAATAGCCTGCAGAAGGCCGGACAGGGTTCGGAAGATGGCGTTCTTCTGGAACCCGGGATGGCCGAAAAGTTGCAACGCTCCCTGGTAGAGGCGGCGCAGCGTCAGGAAATGCTCGGCAAGCAGGCGATCCTGCTGGTGGCCGGACCGATCCGGGCAATGATGTCGCGCTTCGCAAGGCTCGCCGTGCCCACCATGCACGTACTGGCCTACCAGGAAATACCGGACAACAAGCAGGTCACCATAGTCGCGACTGTGGGCCAGAACTAA
- the flhB gene encoding flagellar biosynthesis protein FlhB — protein sequence MAESESGADKSEEPTGKRMQEAREKGQIARSRELNTLVVTLAGAGGVLATGGGVADMMMKMMRSNFSLSREVLMDERSMGIWLLLSGKMALDAVMPLLITLLVVSIAGPISLGGWLFSTEALMPKFSRMNPLSGLKRMFSLHSLAELLKALAKFALILMVALAVLNSDRDDLLAIGHEPLEMAILHSVQVVGWSAVWLACGLILIAAVDVPFQLWDNKQKLMMTKQEVRDEYKDSEGKPEVKSRIRRLQREMAERRMMAAVPEADVVITNPTHFAVALKYDAEKGGAPMLLAKGNDFTALKIREIAQENKVTVLESPALARAVYYSTELDQEIPAGLYLAVAQVLAYVYQLKQFRAGRGKRPTPLNDLPIPADLRRDE from the coding sequence ATGGCGGAAAGTGAGAGCGGGGCGGACAAGAGCGAGGAACCCACAGGGAAACGGATGCAGGAGGCCCGCGAGAAGGGCCAGATCGCCCGTTCCCGCGAGCTCAACACCCTCGTCGTGACCCTGGCTGGCGCCGGCGGCGTGCTGGCCACCGGCGGTGGCGTGGCCGACATGATGATGAAGATGATGCGCTCCAACTTCTCCCTCTCTCGGGAGGTGCTGATGGACGAGCGCAGCATGGGCATCTGGCTGCTGCTGTCGGGCAAGATGGCGCTGGATGCCGTCATGCCGTTGCTGATCACCCTGCTGGTGGTGTCCATCGCAGGTCCCATCTCCCTCGGAGGCTGGCTGTTCTCCACCGAGGCGCTGATGCCCAAGTTCAGCCGGATGAACCCGTTGTCCGGGCTCAAGCGCATGTTCTCCCTGCACTCCCTGGCCGAACTGCTCAAGGCCCTGGCCAAGTTCGCGCTGATCCTGATGGTGGCCCTGGCGGTGCTCAACTCCGACCGCGACGACCTCTTGGCGATCGGCCACGAGCCCCTGGAAATGGCCATCCTGCACAGCGTCCAGGTGGTGGGCTGGAGCGCGGTCTGGCTGGCCTGCGGGCTGATCCTGATCGCCGCGGTCGACGTGCCCTTCCAGCTCTGGGACAACAAGCAGAAGCTGATGATGACCAAGCAGGAGGTGCGCGACGAATACAAGGATTCCGAGGGCAAGCCCGAGGTCAAGTCGCGCATCCGCCGCCTGCAGCGGGAGATGGCCGAGCGCCGCATGATGGCCGCCGTGCCCGAGGCCGACGTGGTCATCACCAACCCGACCCACTTCGCCGTGGCGCTGAAATACGACGCCGAGAAGGGCGGCGCGCCCATGCTGCTGGCCAAGGGCAATGACTTCACCGCCCTGAAGATTCGCGAGATCGCCCAGGAGAACAAGGTGACGGTGCTGGAATCGCCAGCCCTGGCGCGGGCGGTCTACTACTCCACCGAGCTGGACCAGGAAATCCCCGCCGGCCTCTACCTGGCCGTGGCCCAGGTGCTGGCCTACGTCTACCAGCTCAAGCAGTTCCGCGCCGGCCGCGGCAAGCGCCCGACACCGCTCAACGACCTGCCGATCCCGGCGGACCTGCGCCGGGACGAATAA
- the fliR gene encoding flagellar biosynthetic protein FliR yields the protein MLELSDAQIGGWVGSFMLPLFRIAALLMTMPIIGTQLVPVRVRLYLALAIAVVLVPTLPPMPQVDALDLRSIMLVGEQVLVGALLGFVLQLFFHAFVVAGQIISMQMGLGFAAMVDPTNGVSVPVLGQFYLMLVTLLFLAMNGHLVVFEVLAESFVTLPVGGGLLTNHHWEVAGKLGWVMGAGLLLALPAITALLVVNIAFGVMTRAAPQLNIFSIGFPLTLALGMVIVWIGMADILAQYQVLASDALQLLREMARAR from the coding sequence ATGCTCGAGCTCAGCGATGCGCAGATAGGTGGATGGGTCGGCAGCTTCATGCTGCCGCTGTTCCGTATCGCCGCGCTGCTGATGACCATGCCGATCATCGGCACCCAGCTGGTACCGGTGCGGGTGCGGCTCTACCTGGCCCTGGCGATCGCCGTGGTGCTGGTGCCGACGCTGCCGCCCATGCCCCAGGTGGACGCCCTCGACCTGCGCAGCATCATGCTGGTGGGCGAACAGGTGCTGGTGGGGGCCTTGCTCGGCTTCGTGCTGCAGCTGTTCTTCCATGCCTTCGTGGTGGCCGGGCAGATCATCTCCATGCAGATGGGCCTGGGCTTCGCCGCCATGGTCGACCCCACCAACGGCGTGTCCGTGCCGGTGCTCGGCCAGTTCTACCTGATGCTGGTGACCCTGCTGTTCCTCGCCATGAACGGCCACCTGGTGGTGTTCGAGGTGCTCGCCGAGAGCTTCGTCACCCTGCCGGTGGGCGGCGGCCTGCTGACCAACCACCACTGGGAAGTGGCCGGCAAGCTCGGTTGGGTCATGGGCGCGGGCCTGTTGCTGGCGCTGCCGGCGATCACCGCACTGCTGGTGGTCAACATCGCCTTCGGCGTGATGACCCGCGCGGCGCCGCAGCTGAACATCTTCTCCATCGGCTTCCCGCTGACCCTGGCCCTCGGCATGGTGATCGTCTGGATCGGCATGGCCGACATCCTCGCCCAGTACCAGGTGCTGGCCAGCGACGCCCTGCAGTTGCTGCGGGAAATGGCGAGGGCGCGATGA
- the fliQ gene encoding flagellar biosynthesis protein FliQ produces the protein MTPEIAVDLFREALWLTCIIVGILVVPSLVVGLIVAMFQAATQINEQTLSFLPRLLVMLVTLIWAGPWLTRQLMEYIQTLYQNIPLLIG, from the coding sequence ATGACCCCTGAAATAGCCGTCGACCTGTTCCGCGAGGCGCTCTGGCTGACCTGCATCATCGTCGGCATCCTGGTGGTGCCGAGCCTGGTGGTGGGCCTGATCGTGGCCATGTTCCAGGCCGCCACCCAGATCAACGAACAGACCCTGAGCTTCCTGCCGCGCCTGTTGGTGATGCTGGTCACCCTGATCTGGGCCGGCCCCTGGCTGACCCGCCAGCTGATGGAGTACATCCAGACGCTCTACCAGAACATCCCCTTGCTGATCGGCTGA